In a single window of the Pseudogemmatithrix spongiicola genome:
- a CDS encoding OsmC family protein: MAEGTQGKPPSKTVVTWAGDQQFDGGRASGGPTIRLDGRGATGPSPVDALGIAIAGCTGVDIVDILAKRRTPVESLSMEVHAERANAVPARVVAVDITYHIRGAGIERAHAERAIELAVTKYCSVGSSIDPATPIRWTLVLED, encoded by the coding sequence ATGGCTGAAGGCACGCAGGGCAAGCCGCCCTCCAAGACCGTCGTCACGTGGGCGGGTGACCAACAGTTCGACGGCGGGCGCGCGAGCGGTGGTCCGACGATTCGCCTCGATGGCCGCGGCGCGACGGGACCGAGCCCGGTCGATGCGCTGGGCATCGCCATCGCCGGCTGCACAGGCGTCGACATCGTCGACATTCTCGCGAAGCGCCGCACGCCGGTGGAATCGCTGAGCATGGAAGTGCACGCGGAACGGGCGAACGCCGTACCGGCGCGGGTCGTCGCGGTCGACATCACCTACCACATCAGGGGCGCGGGCATCGAACGCGCCCACGCCGAGCGCGCCATCGAGCTGGCGGTGACGAAGTACTGCTCCGTGGGCAGCTCGATCGATCCAGCGACACCGATTCGGTGGACGCTGGTGCTCGAGGACTGA